Proteins co-encoded in one Trueperella abortisuis genomic window:
- a CDS encoding NAD(P)-binding protein: MTAVRDENENLPFAITLEVGSSAANRTGTWRSERPIYVNLLPPCNKQCPAGENIQKWLYHTEEGDYEAAWREIMVNNPLPACMGRVCYHTCEVACNRAKVDEAVGINSVERFLGDKAIEEGWKVDVTATPSGKRVLVVGSGPAGLSAAYHLALLGHEVTVRDLGEKPGGMMRYGIPSYRLPRHILDAEIQRIADMGVIFEQNTRVDDVEAALKDFDAVFTAVGAQIGKNINVPAGSASHVMDAVDVLRDVEEDGVAASASQPLLGRVVVVYGGGNTAVDAARTAKRLGATESVILYRRTRDRMPAHDSEVQEAEEEGITMRWLSTIDHVDEHSIKIEKMELDENGFPQPTGEYEELAADSLIMALGQQSDLSLLEGVDGVEINNGVVTVSGQMMTGRPGVFAGGDMIKAEKNVTVAIGHGKKAARYIDSWLRGGTYTPAEKHGDATLDRMETWYYSDAPHKMRKRLEGARRSSTFDEVVIGLDEESAIYEARRCMSCGNCFGCDNCFGVCPDNAVKKIASGVYEFKYDYCKGCGVCAEECPCGAISMVPEDI, encoded by the coding sequence ATGACAGCGGTGCGAGACGAGAACGAGAACCTGCCCTTTGCGATCACTCTTGAGGTGGGTTCGTCGGCCGCGAACCGGACGGGCACGTGGCGCTCCGAGCGGCCGATCTACGTCAACCTCCTGCCTCCCTGTAACAAGCAGTGCCCGGCGGGGGAGAACATCCAAAAGTGGCTCTACCATACCGAGGAGGGCGACTACGAGGCGGCCTGGCGCGAAATCATGGTCAACAACCCGTTGCCCGCCTGCATGGGTCGCGTGTGCTACCACACCTGCGAGGTGGCCTGTAACCGCGCCAAGGTCGACGAGGCGGTGGGAATCAACTCGGTGGAGCGTTTCCTCGGCGACAAGGCGATCGAGGAAGGCTGGAAGGTTGACGTGACCGCGACGCCGTCGGGCAAGAGGGTGCTGGTGGTTGGCTCCGGTCCGGCGGGCCTGTCCGCCGCCTATCACCTCGCCCTGCTCGGCCACGAGGTCACGGTCCGCGACCTGGGTGAAAAGCCGGGCGGCATGATGCGCTACGGCATCCCGTCCTACCGACTACCGCGTCATATCCTTGACGCCGAGATCCAGCGCATTGCCGACATGGGCGTCATTTTCGAACAGAACACGCGGGTCGACGACGTTGAGGCGGCGCTGAAGGATTTCGACGCGGTCTTCACCGCGGTCGGCGCACAGATCGGCAAGAACATCAACGTGCCTGCCGGCTCTGCCTCACACGTCATGGACGCCGTGGACGTGTTGCGCGACGTGGAAGAGGACGGCGTCGCGGCGAGTGCCAGCCAGCCGCTACTCGGCCGCGTCGTGGTGGTCTACGGCGGAGGCAACACCGCCGTCGACGCCGCTCGCACGGCCAAGCGCCTAGGCGCAACCGAGTCCGTCATCCTCTACCGCCGCACGCGTGACCGCATGCCGGCCCACGACTCCGAGGTCCAGGAGGCCGAGGAGGAGGGCATCACGATGCGTTGGCTGTCCACGATCGACCACGTCGATGAGCACTCGATTAAGATCGAGAAGATGGAGCTGGACGAGAACGGCTTCCCCCAGCCCACCGGCGAGTACGAGGAGCTGGCCGCCGATTCGCTCATCATGGCGCTTGGCCAGCAGTCGGACCTGTCCCTCCTCGAGGGCGTCGATGGCGTGGAGATCAACAACGGCGTCGTCACGGTTTCCGGCCAGATGATGACGGGCCGTCCTGGTGTCTTCGCCGGCGGCGACATGATCAAGGCGGAGAAGAACGTGACGGTGGCGATCGGGCACGGCAAGAAGGCTGCCCGATACATCGATTCCTGGTTGCGTGGGGGCACGTACACCCCGGCCGAGAAGCACGGGGACGCCACGCTTGACCGCATGGAGACCTGGTATTACTCGGACGCCCCGCACAAGATGCGCAAGCGTCTCGAGGGTGCTCGGCGTTCCTCCACCTTCGACGAGGTGGTCATCGGCTTGGATGAGGAGTCTGCGATCTACGAGGCGCGGCGTTGCATGAGTTGCGGCAATTGCTTCGGATGTGACAACTGCTTCGGCGTGTGCCCGGATAACGCGGTGAAGAAGATCGCCTCCGGTGTCTACGAGTTCAAGTACGACTACTGCAAGGGCTGCGGTGTGTGTGCTGAAGAGTGCCCGTGTGGCGCGATCTCGATGGTTCCCGAGGACATCTAG
- a CDS encoding thiamine pyrophosphate-dependent enzyme has translation MTSVDLPTPEYRQTAIPSREEVKFYQVGSFAVGNRLVDGHYQSVQSGSSRFNSLTSGHRACQGCGEALGARYALDAAMAATDNHVVAINATGCLEVFSTPYPETSWNLPWMHSLFGNTAAVATGAAAGLKAMGKSDVRVVAQGGDGGTVDIGFGPLSGMFERNDDVLYICYDNEAYMNTGVQRSGATPPAARTSTTQPVGPEPGNAWGQGKDLPRIAMAHEIPYVATATVADLRDLEYKVTKAMGMHGARYIHIFVPCPLGWGTASGVTVKVARLATQTGLFPVYEAEYGEITSVSKIRRPAPVEDYLRLQRRFAHLFKKGADPEVIHRIQEMADRNIRRYDLIDEESLDEFVKYEGEES, from the coding sequence ATGACATCCGTTGATTTGCCAACCCCGGAGTACCGCCAGACGGCGATCCCCTCCCGGGAAGAGGTCAAGTTTTACCAGGTAGGCTCATTCGCAGTGGGCAACCGGCTCGTTGACGGGCACTACCAATCGGTTCAGTCAGGATCGAGCCGCTTTAACTCGCTGACGTCGGGGCATCGCGCCTGCCAGGGGTGCGGCGAAGCGCTCGGCGCCCGCTACGCCCTCGATGCGGCGATGGCGGCCACGGACAACCACGTCGTGGCGATCAACGCCACGGGCTGCTTGGAGGTGTTCTCCACCCCCTATCCGGAGACCTCGTGGAACCTGCCGTGGATGCATTCGCTGTTTGGCAACACGGCGGCCGTCGCCACCGGCGCGGCTGCCGGGCTGAAAGCGATGGGCAAGTCGGACGTGCGCGTGGTGGCCCAGGGCGGCGACGGCGGCACGGTCGACATCGGCTTCGGCCCCCTGTCGGGCATGTTCGAGCGCAACGACGACGTGCTCTACATCTGCTACGACAACGAGGCCTACATGAACACGGGCGTGCAGCGTTCGGGCGCCACCCCGCCTGCCGCGCGCACCTCCACCACCCAGCCCGTCGGCCCGGAACCGGGCAACGCATGGGGCCAGGGCAAAGACCTGCCACGCATCGCGATGGCACACGAGATTCCGTATGTGGCCACGGCCACCGTCGCCGACCTTCGTGACCTCGAATACAAGGTCACGAAAGCCATGGGCATGCATGGGGCGCGCTACATCCACATCTTCGTGCCCTGCCCGCTCGGGTGGGGAACGGCGTCGGGGGTGACCGTCAAGGTGGCCCGCCTTGCCACTCAGACTGGCCTGTTCCCGGTCTACGAGGCCGAGTACGGCGAAATCACGTCAGTGTCGAAGATTCGCCGCCCGGCACCCGTGGAGGACTACCTGCGCCTCCAGCGCCGCTTCGCACACCTGTTCAAGAAGGGCGCTGATCCGGAGGTCATCCATCGGATCCAGGAGATGGCGGACCGCAACATCAGGCGCTACGACCTGATCGACGAGGAATCTTTGGATGAGTTCGTGAAGTACGAGGGAGAAGAATCATGA
- a CDS encoding transketolase C-terminal domain-containing protein: MLKQIEGSQAIAQTVAACRPNVVAAYPISPQTHIVEGLSAMVKKGELKNCEYINVESEFSAMSASIGASAVGARAYTATASQGLLYMVEAVYNASGLGLPIVMTVANRAIGSPINIWNDHSDAMSQRDSGWLQLYAKDNQEAADLHVQAFRIAEELSLPVMVCMDGFILTHAVEQVDIPEADQVDRFLPPYEPRQVLDPADPISIGAMVGPEAFTEVRYLAHHKQLDALELMPRVQAEFKEIFGRDSGGLLHEYKCEDAETIVVCLGSITGTLRDVVDMRREAGEKIGVLSLVSFRPFPATAVREVLKKAKRFVVLEKAFSVGIGGIVSSHCRAALRGRNFICHELIAGLGGRDITIDSLNAYLDKAVRDEVEPLTFLDLDTELVEHELEREAKQRRSGAIPENMIRHYAERAQEEGHHDIR; this comes from the coding sequence ATGCTTAAGCAAATTGAGGGATCGCAGGCGATCGCCCAGACCGTGGCCGCGTGCCGACCCAACGTCGTCGCCGCCTACCCCATCTCGCCCCAGACCCACATCGTGGAGGGTCTGTCCGCGATGGTGAAGAAGGGGGAACTGAAGAACTGCGAGTACATCAACGTCGAGTCGGAGTTCTCGGCCATGTCGGCCTCCATCGGCGCGTCCGCCGTCGGAGCCCGCGCCTACACCGCCACGGCCTCCCAAGGTCTGCTCTACATGGTCGAGGCAGTCTACAACGCCTCCGGCCTCGGCCTGCCCATTGTCATGACGGTGGCCAACCGCGCCATTGGCTCGCCGATCAACATCTGGAACGACCACTCGGACGCCATGTCCCAGCGTGACTCCGGGTGGTTGCAGCTGTACGCGAAGGACAACCAGGAGGCGGCCGACCTGCACGTGCAAGCCTTCCGCATCGCCGAGGAGCTCTCCCTGCCGGTCATGGTGTGCATGGACGGCTTTATCCTTACCCACGCGGTCGAGCAGGTAGACATCCCCGAGGCTGACCAGGTAGACCGCTTCCTGCCGCCCTACGAGCCGCGCCAGGTGCTCGACCCGGCCGACCCGATCTCGATCGGCGCGATGGTGGGGCCGGAGGCTTTCACCGAGGTGCGCTATCTCGCCCACCACAAGCAGCTCGACGCCCTCGAGCTGATGCCGCGCGTCCAGGCCGAGTTCAAGGAGATCTTCGGGCGCGATTCGGGCGGTCTGCTACACGAGTACAAGTGCGAGGACGCCGAAACGATCGTCGTCTGCCTCGGTTCCATCACGGGCACGCTGCGCGACGTCGTCGACATGCGCCGCGAGGCCGGCGAAAAGATCGGCGTGCTCTCGCTCGTGTCCTTCCGGCCGTTCCCCGCGACGGCGGTGCGCGAGGTCTTGAAGAAGGCCAAGCGCTTCGTGGTGCTTGAGAAGGCGTTCTCGGTGGGCATCGGCGGTATCGTCTCTTCCCACTGCCGCGCGGCGTTGCGTGGGCGCAACTTCATCTGCCATGAGCTCATTGCGGGCCTTGGCGGGCGCGACATCACCATTGACTCGCTCAACGCCTATCTGGACAAGGCCGTGCGCGACGAGGTCGAGCCCTTGACGTTCCTCGACCTCGACACGGAGCTCGTCGAGCACGAGCTCGAGCGGGAGGCCAAGCAGCGCAGGTCCGGCGCGATCCCGGAAAACATGATCCGCCACTACGCGGAGCGGGCTCAGGAAGAAGGTCACCATGACATCCGTTGA
- a CDS encoding 2-oxoacid:acceptor oxidoreductase family protein, whose translation MVEIRIHGRGGQGVVTASDLVAMAAFAEGRHAQAFPSFGSERTGAPVVSYCRVREEEIRTREPVLHPDLLIVQDPTLLGIIDVFSGLNPQGYVLINSSKRSAELGLAERQAAMPPGHFMTIPAADIARKHTGRTVPNAVLLGAAAALTGLYKMESVAQAISQRFPGRVGEMNVAAAQEAYDLVMAKKEALNA comes from the coding sequence ATGGTAGAAATTCGCATCCATGGACGAGGCGGCCAAGGCGTTGTCACCGCCTCCGACCTCGTGGCAATGGCCGCGTTCGCGGAAGGGCGTCACGCCCAGGCATTCCCTTCTTTCGGATCTGAGCGCACCGGGGCACCCGTCGTCTCCTATTGCCGGGTCCGTGAGGAGGAGATCCGCACCCGTGAACCCGTGCTTCACCCGGATCTGCTTATCGTGCAAGACCCGACGCTCCTGGGCATCATCGATGTCTTCTCGGGGCTCAACCCGCAGGGCTACGTCCTCATCAATTCCTCCAAGCGCAGCGCGGAGCTGGGCCTGGCCGAGCGCCAGGCCGCGATGCCGCCCGGGCACTTCATGACGATCCCGGCCGCAGACATCGCGCGCAAGCACACCGGGCGCACCGTCCCCAACGCCGTCCTGCTCGGGGCCGCCGCGGCGCTGACAGGGCTGTACAAGATGGAGTCGGTGGCGCAGGCGATCTCGCAGCGCTTCCCGGGGCGTGTCGGCGAAATGAACGTGGCCGCAGCGCAAGAAGCGTATGACCTGGTCATGGCTAAGAAAGAGGCTTTAAATGCTTAA
- a CDS encoding TrmH family RNA methyltransferase — MPRAKAGLTGQAKKAAGLHSRRNRERYGQILVEGPQAVRELLARPELVRDLYVTEEGLSRHPDLDELAGRVDPYTHVLSDSDFARLSTAAQGWLAVAEAPRQPSLERVLAGGPRLLVCLVESADPGNLGTIIRSADAAGADAVLLGPGSVEVYNPKVIRSSAGSVFHLPILSMGVEDAVAIVRAAGIQVLCADGRGQWDLADLMARPEDNPRPVTPGSQVPDLAAPTMWLVGNEAHGFTPAQLRLADHRVGIPMWGLAESLNAGVASSLCLYASALVQRAGRPGPGSAQ, encoded by the coding sequence GTGCCGCGCGCGAAGGCGGGCCTGACGGGTCAGGCGAAGAAGGCGGCAGGCCTGCACTCGCGCAGGAACCGGGAGCGTTACGGGCAGATCCTCGTGGAGGGCCCGCAGGCCGTTCGGGAGTTGCTCGCCCGCCCGGAGCTTGTACGCGACCTCTACGTCACCGAGGAGGGCCTTAGCCGCCACCCCGACCTCGACGAGCTCGCCGGGCGGGTGGATCCTTACACGCACGTCCTTTCCGATTCCGACTTCGCGCGGCTGTCGACTGCGGCGCAGGGATGGCTGGCGGTCGCCGAGGCGCCGCGCCAGCCCTCCCTTGAGCGGGTGCTGGCGGGAGGACCTCGCTTGCTGGTGTGCCTGGTGGAGTCCGCGGACCCGGGCAATCTCGGCACCATCATCCGAAGTGCCGACGCCGCGGGCGCCGACGCCGTGCTCCTTGGCCCGGGCTCGGTGGAGGTGTATAACCCGAAGGTGATCCGGTCCTCGGCCGGTTCGGTCTTCCACCTGCCGATCCTATCGATGGGTGTGGAGGATGCCGTTGCTATAGTGCGAGCAGCCGGTATCCAGGTGCTGTGCGCCGACGGGAGGGGACAGTGGGATCTGGCGGACCTCATGGCGCGCCCGGAGGATAATCCCCGGCCGGTGACGCCCGGGTCACAGGTCCCAGACCTCGCAGCGCCGACGATGTGGCTGGTGGGCAACGAGGCTCACGGCTTTACGCCCGCTCAGCTGCGGCTAGCCGACCACCGGGTTGGCATACCGATGTGGGGATTGGCGGAGTCGCTCAACGCCGGGGTGGCGAGTTCTCTGTGCCTGTATGCGAGCGCACTGGTTCAGCGCGCGGGGCGACCCGGCCCAGGATCCGCACAATAG
- a CDS encoding dTDP-4-dehydrorhamnose 3,5-epimerase family protein — translation MEIIEPSMQTTSIEGLIVITPKQVTDERGTIRELVRRSWLVEHGLVSSFAQANNTLTHRGAVRGLHAEAMTKLVTVVSGRVFGAYVDIREGSATRGQVVTVEITPGTMVLVPQGVCNGFQALEDATEYLYFFDREWTAGMPGAALAPLDPELGIDWPIPVDVDDRAMISEKDLNAPRYAAVRNS, via the coding sequence GTGGAGATTATTGAACCTAGCATGCAAACGACCTCGATTGAGGGCCTGATCGTCATCACACCGAAGCAGGTCACGGACGAGCGCGGGACCATCCGGGAGCTCGTGCGCAGGTCGTGGCTGGTGGAACACGGGCTTGTCAGCTCTTTCGCACAGGCAAACAACACCCTCACCCATCGCGGAGCCGTGCGCGGCCTGCACGCAGAGGCGATGACGAAGCTCGTCACCGTCGTCTCCGGGCGCGTCTTCGGCGCCTACGTCGACATCCGCGAGGGTTCGGCCACGCGCGGGCAGGTTGTGACGGTGGAGATTACGCCGGGCACGATGGTGTTGGTCCCGCAGGGCGTGTGCAACGGCTTCCAGGCCCTCGAGGACGCCACGGAGTACCTGTACTTCTTTGACCGAGAGTGGACGGCGGGGATGCCGGGCGCGGCGCTCGCCCCGCTCGATCCGGAGCTGGGCATCGACTGGCCCATCCCCGTGGACGTCGACGATCGCGCGATGATCTCGGAGAAGGATCTCAACGCCCCACGCTACGCAGCGGTGAGGAACTCCTAG
- the rplT gene encoding 50S ribosomal protein L20 — translation MARVKNALNSKKSRRTTLDRAKGYRGQRSRLYRKAKEQVTHSFVYNYRDRKVRKNEFRKLWIQRINAACRAEGMVYSRFMQGLSLAGIEVDRRMLAELAVNDPAAFKALVDAAKAALPADVNAPANK, via the coding sequence ATGGCTCGCGTAAAGAATGCACTGAACTCCAAGAAGTCCCGTCGTACCACCCTCGATCGTGCCAAGGGCTACCGCGGCCAGCGCTCGCGCCTGTACCGCAAGGCCAAGGAGCAGGTCACTCACTCGTTCGTATACAACTACCGTGACCGCAAGGTGCGCAAGAACGAGTTCCGTAAGCTGTGGATCCAGCGTATCAACGCTGCGTGCCGCGCTGAGGGCATGGTTTACTCTCGCTTCATGCAGGGCCTGTCGCTGGCGGGCATCGAGGTTGATCGCCGCATGCTCGCCGAGCTCGCGGTCAACGACCCGGCCGCCTTCAAGGCGCTCGTCGACGCCGCCAAGGCCGCCCTCCCGGCGGACGTGAACGCTCCGGCGAACAAGTAG
- the rpmI gene encoding 50S ribosomal protein L35, which yields MPKMKTHSGAKKRFRVSGSGKLMREQAGKRHLLEHKSSRRTRRLSSDQPVAQADVKPTKRLLGM from the coding sequence ATGCCTAAGATGAAGACCCACTCGGGTGCCAAGAAGCGCTTCCGCGTCAGCGGTAGCGGCAAGCTCATGCGCGAGCAGGCTGGCAAGCGCCACCTCCTCGAGCACAAGTCCTCGCGTCGCACCCGCCGCCTGTCCTCGGATCAGCCGGTTGCTCAGGCCGACGTCAAGCCCACCAAGCGCCTTCTTGGCATGTAA
- the infC gene encoding translation initiation factor IF-3 → MHVEVRRGTVINEPRINDRITVSEVRLVGPGGEQVGVVRVKDALRLAQEANLDLVEVAPNANPPVAKLMDYGKFKYEATQKKREARRNQANTQLKEIRLSLKIDTHDYDTKVSAIKRFLDGGDKVKIQLRFKGREQLRPEMGVRLMQRIANDTEENSTVESAPRVDGRNMVMVLAPIRRKSQAKSDQRRRREAERAARRADSRRAKQDAASDEQAETAAN, encoded by the coding sequence TTGCACGTCGAAGTAAGAAGAGGAACCGTCATCAACGAGCCAAGAATCAACGATCGAATTACCGTTTCCGAGGTGCGCCTAGTTGGGCCGGGCGGTGAACAGGTCGGCGTCGTTCGCGTCAAGGATGCCCTGCGCCTCGCCCAGGAAGCTAATCTCGATCTTGTTGAGGTGGCGCCCAATGCCAATCCGCCAGTCGCCAAGCTGATGGACTATGGCAAGTTCAAGTACGAAGCTACGCAGAAGAAGCGCGAAGCTCGCCGTAATCAGGCCAATACCCAACTCAAGGAGATTCGCCTGAGCCTGAAGATCGATACGCACGATTACGACACGAAGGTCTCGGCCATCAAGAGATTCCTTGATGGAGGAGACAAGGTCAAGATCCAGCTTCGTTTCAAGGGCCGCGAGCAGTTACGTCCGGAAATGGGTGTGCGCCTCATGCAGCGAATTGCGAACGACACTGAGGAAAACTCCACCGTGGAGTCTGCCCCTCGCGTCGACGGTCGCAACATGGTGATGGTGCTTGCTCCTATTCGCCGCAAGTCGCAGGCAAAGTCCGACCAGCGCCGCAGGCGTGAGGCGGAGCGCGCAGCTCGTCGAGCCGATTCGCGCCGCGCCAAGCAGGATGCCGCCTCCGACGAGCAAGCTGAGACGGCAGCGAACTAG
- a CDS encoding SseB family protein → MADLTRILKPNPFADDDGSITAELAAAYAQPEHARVEAIVAALGRVIVPVLPHAHPGMTGGGLAPHEPAPTDPLECRDEDLVRVDFPGGRRALAIFSSAGALREWNDRARPVPVEVSKVAAAALQRADGVLVLDPGKKQTWLGRSATAALATSTPWVAPWDDPLIVRRITLGIDGYLPGLEKIGIQPGANGAAVVVLYLIPPVDRDKVVTIANRVAAAMASDEYVKSRLDVVEIRPFYAGA, encoded by the coding sequence ATGGCCGACCTTACTCGGATTCTCAAGCCCAATCCCTTCGCCGACGACGACGGCTCGATCACCGCCGAGCTCGCCGCGGCCTACGCCCAGCCCGAGCACGCCCGCGTGGAGGCGATCGTTGCCGCGCTTGGCCGCGTGATAGTACCCGTCCTGCCGCACGCCCACCCCGGCATGACAGGCGGCGGGCTCGCGCCGCACGAGCCTGCTCCCACCGACCCGCTAGAGTGTCGCGACGAGGACCTTGTGCGGGTGGACTTTCCCGGCGGACGCCGGGCGCTAGCGATCTTCTCCTCGGCGGGCGCGCTGCGGGAGTGGAACGATCGGGCCCGTCCCGTCCCGGTCGAGGTGTCGAAGGTGGCCGCGGCGGCCCTGCAACGGGCCGACGGCGTGCTCGTGCTGGATCCCGGTAAGAAGCAGACCTGGCTCGGGCGCAGCGCAACCGCCGCGCTTGCCACGTCCACTCCGTGGGTGGCGCCGTGGGACGATCCGCTCATCGTTCGGAGGATCACGCTCGGCATTGACGGCTATCTACCCGGCCTGGAGAAGATCGGAATTCAGCCCGGAGCCAATGGGGCGGCCGTCGTCGTGCTGTACCTCATCCCTCCCGTGGACCGAGACAAGGTGGTCACCATCGCCAACAGAGTCGCCGCGGCGATGGCTAGCGACGAATACGTCAAGTCGCGCCTGGACGTCGTGGAGATCAGGCCGTTCTACGCCGGGGCCTAG
- the priA gene encoding bifunctional 1-(5-phosphoribosyl)-5-((5-phosphoribosylamino)methylideneamino)imidazole-4-carboxamide isomerase/phosphoribosylanthranilate isomerase PriA produces the protein MSELELLPAVDVVNGRAVRLNQGKAGTEQEYGDPAEAVALFVEQGAQWIHLVDLDAAFGRGSNHELLARIVAEQRDVKIELSGGIRDDVSLARAIEAGATRVNLGTAALEDPQWTRRAIAEYGDRVAVGLDVRGDVLSARGWTRDGGNLWEVLARLNDDGCARYVVTDVTRDGMLEGPNLELLRKVCQATDRPVVASGGVSSLEDIGALRELTELGVEGAIVGKALYAGAFTLPQALQIAGER, from the coding sequence ATGTCTGAACTTGAACTTCTTCCCGCCGTCGACGTCGTCAACGGCAGAGCCGTCCGCCTCAACCAGGGCAAGGCCGGAACCGAGCAGGAATACGGAGACCCGGCCGAGGCCGTGGCCCTCTTCGTCGAGCAGGGCGCGCAGTGGATTCATCTTGTTGACCTTGACGCCGCCTTCGGGCGCGGTTCGAACCACGAATTGCTGGCGCGGATCGTGGCCGAGCAGCGGGACGTGAAGATCGAGCTCTCGGGTGGCATCCGTGACGATGTCTCGCTCGCTCGCGCCATCGAGGCGGGCGCCACCCGCGTCAACCTCGGTACGGCAGCGTTGGAGGATCCGCAGTGGACGCGGCGCGCGATCGCCGAGTACGGCGACCGGGTGGCGGTGGGGCTGGACGTGCGCGGTGACGTGCTCTCGGCGCGCGGCTGGACCCGAGATGGCGGCAACCTGTGGGAAGTCCTGGCCCGCCTCAACGACGACGGTTGCGCCCGCTACGTCGTCACCGACGTCACCCGTGACGGCATGCTCGAGGGCCCAAACCTCGAGTTGCTACGCAAGGTGTGTCAGGCAACGGACCGCCCGGTCGTCGCCTCCGGCGGGGTATCCAGCCTGGAGGACATCGGGGCGCTACGCGAGCTGACCGAGCTTGGCGTGGAGGGCGCGATCGTTGGCAAGGCGCTCTACGCCGGCGCCTTCACCCTGCCCCAGGCCCTGCAGATCGCGGGCGAGCGCTAG
- the hisH gene encoding imidazole glycerol phosphate synthase subunit HisH, which produces MIAVLDTGGNVRSVVRALEKVGARVELTTDPARLEAADGLVVPGVGAMAAVMDTVRAVGADRIIGRRLAGGRAVLGICVGLQIMFDRSTEHGGAAGLGQWPGSVDLLPAPIVPHMGWSAVDVPAGSALFRGIENERFYFVHSYAVMSDPAAELAGGRFAPPLVTFAEHGARFVAAVENGPLTATQFHPEKSADAGLRLLRNWLDTVKGSHV; this is translated from the coding sequence ATGATCGCGGTTCTAGACACGGGCGGCAACGTGCGTTCGGTGGTGCGAGCCCTGGAGAAGGTCGGTGCACGGGTGGAACTAACCACCGATCCGGCGAGGCTCGAGGCCGCCGACGGCCTCGTGGTGCCCGGCGTCGGCGCGATGGCCGCCGTCATGGACACGGTCAGGGCGGTGGGCGCCGATCGTATCATCGGTCGCAGGCTCGCCGGCGGGCGTGCGGTCCTCGGCATCTGCGTGGGGCTGCAGATCATGTTCGACCGCTCCACCGAACACGGTGGTGCCGCGGGACTCGGGCAGTGGCCCGGAAGCGTCGACCTGCTCCCGGCGCCAATCGTCCCGCACATGGGCTGGTCGGCCGTGGACGTGCCGGCAGGCTCGGCCCTCTTCCGGGGAATCGAGAACGAGCGCTTCTACTTTGTCCACTCCTACGCGGTCATGTCGGACCCGGCCGCAGAGCTCGCGGGCGGGCGCTTCGCCCCGCCGCTCGTCACGTTCGCAGAGCACGGCGCGCGTTTCGTCGCCGCAGTCGAGAACGGGCCGCTGACAGCCACCCAATTCCATCCCGAAAAGTCCGCCGACGCCGGGTTGCGCCTCCTGCGCAACTGGCTCGATACCGTGAAAGGCAGCCATGTCTGA
- the hisB gene encoding imidazoleglycerol-phosphate dehydratase HisB, with protein MMRVAKVERTTSESSIRVEINLDGTGTSHIDTGVPFYDHMLTALSKHSLIDITVEARGDTEVDVHHTVEDTAICLGQALRQALGDKRGIARFGDAVVPLDEALARAVVDVSGRPYVVHRGEPAGQEYHLIGGHFTGSMTRHVFESFAMNAGICLHVELLYGRDPHHIVEAQFKALARALRAAVEPDSRVTGVPSTKGAL; from the coding sequence ATGATGCGCGTAGCAAAGGTGGAGCGCACCACCTCGGAATCGTCGATCCGGGTGGAGATCAACCTGGACGGGACGGGCACGTCCCACATCGACACGGGCGTGCCGTTCTACGACCACATGCTCACCGCACTGTCCAAGCACTCACTCATCGACATCACCGTCGAAGCCCGCGGCGATACCGAGGTCGACGTGCACCACACCGTGGAGGACACCGCGATCTGCCTCGGCCAGGCGCTGCGCCAGGCGCTCGGGGACAAACGCGGGATCGCCCGCTTCGGCGACGCCGTGGTCCCGCTCGACGAGGCCCTCGCCCGCGCGGTCGTTGACGTGTCGGGCCGGCCCTACGTTGTCCACCGCGGCGAGCCCGCCGGCCAGGAATATCACCTCATTGGCGGTCACTTCACCGGATCGATGACCCGCCACGTCTTCGAGTCCTTCGCGATGAATGCCGGCATCTGCCTGCATGTCGAGCTACTCTACGGCCGCGATCCTCACCACATCGTGGAGGCCCAGTTTAAGGCGCTCGCCCGGGCGCTTCGCGCCGCCGTCGAACCTGACTCGCGCGTCACCGGCGTGCCCTCCACCAAGGGGGCGCTGTGA